Sequence from the Phycisphaerales bacterium genome:
TCGCCTATCCACCTCGGTAAGCACTTGTCGGTTAAGTGCCTCCACCAGCACCTCTAGCCCCCACCGTGGGTCAGTGAAGGCGCGGCATAAATCCTTCTGGCGTGGTGACTCGGCGAACAACTGTGGGATGTACTTCTTCGAACGGATTTCTCTTTGCAGCTGCCCGTGCTGGTGCGACTTGAGTTGAAGCGTGACCGAGCTGGCGATAGCCGCCGCTTCTGAGGGGAGTTGCAACTCGAGACCTGGCGGTTGCCGCTCTTTGATCATTGGAATCGTGATGAGACCGCCAGCCTTTGCCACCTCAGCGCATCGCGTGTAGATCCAGTCCCGGAGCACCGACGGCGCGATGGACGAACCTCTTGGGAGCAAGGACCTCGCTTTATCCAAGTCGTTGGCTTCGTCGGCCCCCCCCGTGATGCCGTGGTCAAAGTGAATGATGACTAGAGACCGGAGAAAACTCCAAACGGTCCGTTGCGCAGGGATGCGCTTTGTGAACTTCCTAATAAAGTGAGTGACGAGTTCGACGTGCGCGTGTGTCGATCTGAACTTCTGTACCTGTCGAAAGAAAGAGGTCGCGTCGTGTTCGCGCGCCCAGAGTGTCATTTCCCGAAAGTGTCGAACACTGTCAGACGCCGAACCTACGTCGATCGCGAAACCGATCCGATCAACCCCGGTGTGGAAGCTTGGGGAGTTGAACTCGCTCCAGCATTGGCGCAGGCCGGACTCGAAGGCGAGATTGCTCTTGGTGAGCGAGAGCCCATGTTTGACCTGCAGGAAGAGACGTTCGCGACGGTTCTGATCCTGAGTATGAACGTGGATGTCATCAACGAAGTGGCCTTGGTTACGGCGCTGAAGGCCAACAGCGACGATCAGCCCGCCTTCGGGGCCGCGAGGTGTTGCGGCTGCAAGCATGTGAAGGACGTACGACGTAGCCACGGACAGTTCGAAGACAGTGCCACCGCCGCCTGTGGCGAAGGGGCTCACAGGCGAGGGAGCAGCTTGAGGGGTCTTGGCCCGCGTCGCTCTGGTGTGTGCCTTGCCGGCCATCTTGGGGAGCATACCAGACCGAAGAAAGCTGCGGCCCAAGTGCGGCCATGTCCCTCCCTGCCGGTCGGGCTACCTGCTTGGTGATAGAGGGGCGCGGACTACTGCCGCACGATCTCGATCCGGTGCGGGCCCTGCTCAACGGTGGCGCTGGTGGCCTTGCCGCTGGCGTCGAGCTTGAACTCGATGGGGGCGCCCCAGGGGGTGATGAACCTCGTTTCAGAGAGGGGGGTCATGGCGCCCTCGGGGGCCTTGCCGGGTTTCATGCGGAGGCGGTCGCCGTCGCGGCGGATCTTGACCGGGGTGCCGGCGTTGGGGTCCTTCCAGTCGCCGACGTAGCGGTCGAGGGTTTCGGCGGAGAGCGTGACGGCGGGGGGTTTTTGGTTTTGCGGGCCGCCGCCCCCACCAGGACCGCCGGGGCCGCCGGGCTGCTGGCCGGGCGGGGGCACGGTGATGGTCTGCGGCTTGGGCTGCGGGGTGGGGGGGAGTGAGTCGACGAGCTCGGCCATGCGCTTCCGCATCTTCTCGTCGGGGAGGACGCCCATGCCGCCCTTGAGGTTGTCGAGCATGTGCTCGGCCTTGGTGGTGCCGCAGCGCACGGCGGTGACGGCGGGGTGCGCGACGACGTACTTGAGGAAGAACTGGGCCCAGGTCTCGGCGCCGAACTCGATGGCCCACTCGGGCAGCTTGGTTTCCGTGGCGCGCTTGAAGATGCGGGCGCGGTCAAAGGGGAAGTAGGCGAAGACGGCGATCTTCTTTTCCTGGGCGAGGGGCAGGATCTTGTCCTCGAGGCGGCGGTCGCCCACGGAGTAGTCCAGGCCGATGAAGTCGATGGGCAGCTCGCGCATGGCGGTTTCGAGCTTGCCGAAGGTGTCCGGCGCTCCCGGCGGCGGGTTCATGCCGGGCGGGGGGAGCAGGTCGCTGTAGCCGATGTAGCGGACCTTGCCTTCCTTCTTGAGCTCGCTGAGCACGGCGAGGTGCGTGGCGAGGTCAGTGTGCGCGAGCATCTGCGCGCAGTCGATGTGCGGGACGTTGAGGAGCTTGAGCTTGCTCTCGACCTGGGCGCGGATGGCGTCGGGGCTTGGCTTGGGCGGCGGGCCGTCGTGGCCGGGGAGCGTGGGGGCGTGGACCCAGACCGGCGTGGTCCAGAAGAACTTATTTTGGATGCCCAGCTCGTTGGCGGCCTTGGCGGCGGCGGTCTCGCCCGCGGGGCCGCCGTGCATGACGTCAACGACCTTGCCGCCGTGGTCGAGGAAGGTCTGGAACACGGGCTTGAGGACGGTGTGGTCGGTCG
This genomic interval carries:
- a CDS encoding aldo/keto reductase → MQTPGDRNLSRRNALALSLSAGASLALTPALLAKLGVSTQEGTKGGGGPMEKRHALIERTIPKTGEKLPVISFGARALKPPQDSTDHTVLKPVFQTFLDHGGKVVDVMHGGPAGETAAAKAANELGIQNKFFWTTPVWVHAPTLPGHDGPPPKPSPDAIRAQVESKLKLLNVPHIDCAQMLAHTDLATHLAVLSELKKEGKVRYIGYSDLLPPPGMNPPPGAPDTFGKLETAMRELPIDFIGLDYSVGDRRLEDKILPLAQEKKIAVFAYFPFDRARIFKRATETKLPEWAIEFGAETWAQFFLKYVVAHPAVTAVRCGTTKAEHMLDNLKGGMGVLPDEKMRKRMAELVDSLPPTPQPKPQTITVPPPGQQPGGPGGPGGGGGPQNQKPPAVTLSAETLDRYVGDWKDPNAGTPVKIRRDGDRLRMKPGKAPEGAMTPLSETRFITPWGAPIEFKLDASGKATSATVEQGPHRIEIVRQ